One Mycolicibacterium fortuitum subsp. fortuitum genomic window carries:
- a CDS encoding thiamine pyrophosphate-dependent enzyme — protein MTTDPIDAHFTASVSALTTPDSGPLRPLELPNALQLFDAQLGSRHLDLAARWLRSQGKGFYTIGSSGHEGNAAVAAALRPTDPALLHYRSGGFYLARAAQVAGTDPLRDVLLGLVAATAEPISGGRHKVFGRHDLNIIPQTSTIASHLPRSVGVAFSIARTRKLGVPCCWPADAVTVCSFGDASANHSTTVGAVNAALHATYQGLPMPLLFVCEDNGLGISTPTPRGWIAHAYGNREGLKYFAADGCDLVDVAETARAAADWVRRERKPAFLHLRTVRLMGHAGSDYEQAYRPAADIVADYDRDPVLATARTLVAHGVLSPQQALQRYEDKRAEVMDLAREVGERPQLDSAGAVMQPLRETLDDARTVSVIGPGERGGPPLTLALAINRALHEILQVHPEAMVFGEDVARKGGVYGVTRGLQAAAGPARVFDTLLDEQTILGLALGSGVSGLVPIPEIQYLAYLHNAADQIRGEGATLQFFSNRQYRNPMVVRIAGYGYQKGFGGHFHNDNSIAAIRDIPGVVIASPSRPDDAAAMLHTCVTAAKTVGAVCIYLEPIALYHTKDLYSDGDEQWLADYPQQPVRVGAARTYGDGADLTILTFANGVRMSLRVAARLEQAGIAARVVDLRWLSPLPVEDMLRESDATGRVLIVDETRRTGGVGEGVLAELADHGFTGRVQRVSSADSFIPLGDAALEVLLSEDTIEAAAVKLVGQPA, from the coding sequence CCGCTACGCCCGCTAGAGCTGCCGAATGCCTTGCAGCTCTTCGATGCTCAGCTGGGCAGCAGGCATCTGGATCTGGCCGCGCGGTGGCTGCGCTCCCAGGGTAAGGGCTTCTACACCATCGGGTCGTCGGGACACGAGGGCAATGCCGCCGTCGCCGCAGCGCTGCGTCCGACGGACCCGGCGCTGCTGCACTATCGGTCGGGCGGTTTCTATCTGGCCCGCGCTGCGCAGGTCGCGGGCACCGATCCGCTGCGCGATGTGCTGCTCGGCCTCGTGGCAGCCACCGCCGAACCGATCTCCGGCGGCCGGCACAAAGTGTTCGGCCGTCACGACCTGAACATCATTCCGCAGACCTCCACCATCGCCTCTCACCTTCCGAGGTCGGTCGGGGTGGCGTTCTCCATCGCCCGCACCCGCAAGCTCGGGGTGCCCTGTTGCTGGCCGGCCGACGCGGTCACGGTCTGCAGCTTCGGTGACGCCTCGGCCAACCACTCGACGACCGTAGGCGCGGTCAACGCGGCCCTGCACGCCACCTACCAGGGCCTTCCGATGCCGCTGCTTTTCGTCTGTGAGGACAACGGCCTCGGGATCAGCACGCCGACGCCGCGCGGCTGGATCGCCCACGCCTATGGGAACCGTGAGGGACTGAAGTACTTCGCGGCCGACGGCTGCGATCTCGTCGACGTGGCCGAAACCGCACGCGCTGCAGCTGATTGGGTCCGCCGCGAACGCAAACCGGCGTTCCTGCACCTCCGCACGGTGCGGTTGATGGGGCACGCCGGTTCGGATTACGAGCAGGCCTACCGGCCGGCCGCCGACATCGTGGCCGACTATGACCGTGATCCGGTGCTTGCCACCGCGAGAACGCTTGTGGCCCACGGTGTTCTGTCACCACAGCAGGCTCTGCAACGCTACGAGGACAAGCGGGCCGAGGTGATGGATTTGGCCCGCGAGGTCGGCGAGCGACCGCAGTTGGACAGCGCCGGGGCGGTGATGCAGCCGCTGCGCGAGACGCTCGACGACGCGAGGACGGTCTCCGTCATCGGACCCGGGGAGCGCGGTGGTCCGCCCCTTACCCTGGCCCTGGCGATCAACCGGGCGCTGCATGAGATCCTGCAGGTGCACCCGGAGGCGATGGTGTTCGGCGAGGATGTCGCTCGCAAGGGTGGGGTGTACGGCGTGACTCGCGGCCTGCAGGCCGCTGCCGGCCCGGCCCGCGTGTTCGACACCCTGCTCGACGAACAGACCATCCTGGGGCTGGCTCTCGGATCGGGTGTCTCGGGCCTGGTGCCGATCCCTGAGATTCAGTACCTGGCCTATCTGCACAACGCCGCCGATCAGATCCGCGGTGAGGGCGCGACACTGCAGTTCTTTTCCAACCGCCAGTACCGCAACCCCATGGTGGTGCGAATCGCCGGCTACGGCTATCAGAAGGGGTTCGGCGGCCACTTTCACAACGACAATTCGATTGCTGCCATCCGCGACATCCCCGGGGTGGTCATCGCCTCACCGTCCCGGCCCGACGACGCCGCAGCGATGCTGCACACTTGCGTTACCGCAGCCAAAACCGTTGGCGCGGTGTGTATCTATCTCGAGCCGATCGCCTTGTACCACACCAAGGACCTCTACTCCGACGGTGACGAACAGTGGCTGGCGGACTATCCGCAGCAGCCGGTCCGCGTCGGTGCGGCGCGTACCTACGGCGACGGTGCCGACCTGACCATCCTGACGTTCGCCAACGGGGTGCGGATGAGCCTGCGGGTGGCGGCTCGGCTGGAGCAGGCCGGGATCGCCGCGCGGGTGGTCGACCTGCGATGGCTGTCGCCGTTGCCGGTCGAGGACATGCTGCGCGAGTCGGACGCGACCGGCCGGGTGCTCATCGTCGACGAAACCCGCCGCACCGGGGGTGTGGGGGAAGGCGTGCTCGCCGAACTCGCTGACCACGGCTTCACCGGGCGGGTGCAGCG